From a single Micromonospora pallida genomic region:
- a CDS encoding HSP90 family protein, whose protein sequence is MDHTFQVDLRGVVDLLSHHLYGSPRVYVRELMQNAVDAITARRAAEPDAPALIRIEPPELTGDGTLRVHDTGIGLTEAQVHELLATIGRSSKRDELGFSRHEFLGQFGIGLLSCFLVADEIRVLTRHGDQPTVCWTGHSDGRYAVEPAPPGAGRSEPGTTVTLVPRRDADQWFTTPTVTELARLFGSLLPVTVRVGDVVTTAGPPPWPTTPGAPVDRAALVRYARETLGFDPFDVLPLSVPEAGLTGVAFVLPGPVNPAARAGHRVYLKRMLLTEHADGLLPDWAFFAHCVVDASELRPTASREALYEDTLLTATREALGDQVRGWLVRLAKHDPRRLAEFLQVHHLGVKALALHDDEMLRLVDEWWPMDTNVGTLTLAEFRQRHGLIRYAASLDEFRQLAAVAAAQDLAVVNGGYTYDTELIERLPTVDRSVLIERLEPSDLTTRFDALDPQVELALRPFLAAAQRALDRTGCEVVIRAYDPVSLPALYLVSRSAAFNDQLAASRDRADELWGGVLDALAASAPPDRPQLVLNHRNPLVRRVSTLTEPELVGLAVEALYGQALLLGHHPIRAADAALLNSSFLGLLGRAVPGRE, encoded by the coding sequence GTGGACCACACCTTCCAGGTCGACCTCCGTGGCGTGGTCGACCTGCTCAGTCATCACCTGTACGGCAGCCCGCGGGTGTACGTCCGCGAGCTGATGCAGAACGCGGTGGACGCGATCACCGCACGACGGGCGGCCGAGCCGGACGCGCCCGCGCTGATCCGCATCGAGCCGCCCGAGCTGACCGGCGACGGGACGCTGCGGGTGCACGACACCGGCATCGGCCTCACCGAGGCGCAGGTGCACGAGCTGCTGGCCACCATCGGCCGTAGTTCCAAGCGGGACGAGCTGGGCTTCTCCCGGCACGAGTTCCTCGGCCAGTTCGGCATCGGGCTGCTCTCCTGCTTCCTGGTGGCCGACGAGATCCGGGTGCTCACCCGGCACGGTGACCAGCCGACGGTCTGCTGGACCGGCCACTCCGACGGCCGCTACGCCGTCGAGCCGGCCCCGCCGGGCGCCGGCCGGAGCGAACCGGGCACCACGGTCACGCTGGTCCCGCGCCGGGACGCCGACCAGTGGTTCACCACCCCGACCGTCACCGAACTGGCCCGGCTCTTCGGCTCGCTGCTGCCGGTCACCGTCCGGGTCGGGGACGTGGTGACCACCGCCGGCCCGCCGCCCTGGCCGACCACGCCCGGCGCCCCGGTGGACCGGGCCGCGCTGGTCCGGTACGCGCGCGAGACGCTCGGCTTCGACCCGTTCGACGTACTGCCGCTGTCGGTGCCGGAGGCGGGGCTGACCGGCGTCGCGTTCGTCCTGCCCGGCCCGGTGAATCCGGCGGCCCGCGCCGGCCATCGGGTCTACCTGAAGCGGATGCTGCTCACCGAGCACGCCGACGGCCTGCTGCCCGACTGGGCCTTCTTCGCGCACTGCGTGGTGGATGCCAGCGAACTGCGGCCGACCGCCAGCCGGGAGGCGCTCTACGAGGACACCCTGCTCACCGCGACCCGGGAGGCCCTCGGTGACCAGGTACGCGGCTGGCTGGTCCGGTTGGCGAAGCACGACCCGCGCCGGCTGGCCGAGTTCCTCCAGGTGCACCACCTCGGGGTGAAGGCGCTGGCGCTGCACGACGACGAGATGCTCCGCCTGGTCGACGAGTGGTGGCCGATGGACACCAACGTCGGCACGCTGACGCTGGCCGAGTTCCGCCAGCGGCACGGCCTGATCCGGTACGCGGCCAGCCTGGACGAGTTCCGCCAGCTCGCCGCGGTGGCCGCCGCCCAGGACCTGGCCGTGGTCAACGGCGGCTACACGTACGACACCGAGCTGATCGAGCGGCTGCCCACGGTGGACCGGTCGGTGCTCATCGAACGGCTGGAGCCGAGCGACCTGACCACCCGCTTCGACGCGCTCGACCCGCAGGTCGAGTTGGCCCTGCGGCCGTTCCTCGCCGCCGCCCAGCGGGCCCTGGACCGGACCGGCTGCGAGGTGGTGATCCGGGCGTACGACCCGGTGTCGCTGCCGGCGCTCTACCTGGTCAGTCGCTCGGCGGCGTTCAACGACCAGCTCGCGGCCAGCCGGGACCGGGCCGACGAGCTGTGGGGCGGGGTGCTCGACGCGCTCGCCGCGTCCGCCCCGCCGGACCGCCCGCAACTGGTACTCAACCACCGGAACCCGCTGGTCCGCCGGGTCAGCACGCTCACCGAGCCGGAGCTGGTCGGGCTCGCCGTCGAGGCGCTGTACGGGCAGGCGTTGCTGCTCGGGCACCATCCGATCCGCGCGGCCGACGCCGCGCTGCTGAACAGTTCCTTCCTCGGCCTGCTCGGCCGGGCCGTACCGGGACGGGAGTGA
- a CDS encoding DUF4185 domain-containing protein — translation MGMNRRALLGRIAAVGAAGVAGSALVLPGTAQAATWKKRLTGADLDTNHRWQVAGTDLGIPYVLENGSIGYLFGDTFNTPWPEGPPLPNDWRSPVMLRSAVHPGAAGGVVFDSAAKVWGNGRAPEIMHNGHNGIGIDGLWEVTVIPNDGISFPETGRQLVSYMSIENWHSVGPAGPHWKSRYAGIAYSDNGNDFVRTNLKWWNSPDNKDPFQMWTMQRDGDWVYVFSVRSGRQDGPMMLRRVRWDRLFYPESYEGWGWNGSNWGWGRPCSPILNGRFGEPSVRRLADGTWVMAYLNAATGNIVTRTATGPDQVWTPEKIQVTSWQEPGLYGGFIHPWSSSSANGLHLMVSKWTRLPDGRSTAYHVSQYVGTV, via the coding sequence ATGGGAATGAATCGTCGCGCGCTGCTCGGCCGGATCGCCGCCGTCGGCGCGGCCGGGGTGGCCGGGTCCGCCCTGGTGCTGCCCGGGACGGCGCAGGCCGCCACCTGGAAGAAGCGGCTCACCGGGGCGGACCTGGACACCAACCACCGCTGGCAGGTGGCCGGCACCGACCTGGGTATCCCGTACGTGCTGGAGAACGGCTCGATCGGCTATCTCTTCGGGGACACCTTCAACACCCCGTGGCCGGAAGGCCCGCCGCTGCCGAACGACTGGCGTTCGCCGGTCATGCTGCGTTCCGCCGTCCACCCGGGCGCGGCGGGTGGGGTGGTCTTCGACAGCGCGGCCAAGGTGTGGGGCAACGGGCGTGCCCCGGAGATCATGCACAACGGCCACAACGGCATCGGCATCGACGGGCTGTGGGAGGTCACCGTCATCCCGAACGACGGGATCAGCTTCCCGGAGACCGGCCGGCAGCTCGTCTCGTACATGAGCATCGAGAACTGGCACTCGGTCGGCCCCGCCGGGCCGCACTGGAAGTCGCGGTACGCGGGAATCGCCTACTCCGACAACGGCAACGACTTCGTCCGGACGAACCTGAAGTGGTGGAACAGCCCGGACAACAAGGACCCGTTCCAGATGTGGACCATGCAACGCGACGGGGACTGGGTCTACGTCTTCTCGGTGCGGTCCGGCCGGCAGGACGGTCCGATGATGCTGCGCCGGGTCCGCTGGGACCGGCTGTTCTACCCCGAGTCGTACGAGGGATGGGGCTGGAACGGTTCGAACTGGGGCTGGGGTCGGCCGTGCAGCCCGATCCTCAACGGCCGGTTCGGCGAGCCGTCGGTGCGGCGGTTGGCCGACGGCACCTGGGTCATGGCGTACCTGAACGCCGCGACCGGCAACATCGTGACCCGGACCGCCACCGGTCCCGACCAGGTCTGGACGCCGGAGAAGATCCAGGTGACGAGTTGGCAGGAGCCCGGCCTGTACGGCGGCTTCATCCACCCCTGGTCCAGTAGCAGCGCCAACGGCCTGCACCTGATGGTCTCCAAGTGGACCCGCCTCCCGGACGGCCGCAGCACCGCCTACCACGTCAGCCAGTACGTCGGCACCGTGTGA
- a CDS encoding helix-turn-helix domain-containing protein: MDRTAREPLEEYVARQERPVDPTAGPVQALAYELRKLRAEAGNPTYRTLARTAGYSATTLSEAAGGTRLPTLEVLLAYVGACGGNPDEWRRRWHEVADEQRPTDTGNVNPADGPPDEDGPLPRRWRRPALLAAVAATATAITVATAVGVARRGSPPATAPSSAPPACPRLPADATFTGTTYGAGAHVRRGASRDQPVQTTIPAGCTVGFTGFCVGEKVYDNTGGTPDVRWFTVAGGGVVSSAVVHGNPPRGLRASECPQGRPLPSTLDFSVTADRSGPLTLRATGPGLDVVGFATSPDGGSGWRQIGLVDVRDPAVGASARTDPPAGGAAVLVAAACLGGDSPTGLIRAVRSTGPGRAVPMPIDPGQQAAAAASACRYPSAG, encoded by the coding sequence ATGGACCGGACTGCCCGTGAACCCCTGGAGGAGTACGTGGCCCGTCAGGAGCGACCCGTCGATCCGACCGCCGGACCCGTGCAGGCTCTCGCGTACGAGCTGCGCAAGCTCCGTGCCGAGGCGGGCAACCCCACCTACCGGACACTCGCCCGCACCGCCGGCTACAGCGCGACCACTCTCTCCGAGGCGGCCGGCGGCACCCGGCTGCCCACCCTGGAGGTGCTGCTCGCCTACGTCGGCGCGTGCGGCGGGAACCCCGACGAGTGGCGGCGGCGCTGGCACGAGGTGGCGGACGAACAACGCCCAACCGACACCGGGAACGTGAACCCGGCCGATGGCCCGCCCGACGAGGACGGACCGCTCCCGCGCCGTTGGCGGCGGCCGGCACTGCTGGCCGCCGTGGCCGCCACCGCCACCGCCATCACGGTCGCCACGGCGGTCGGGGTGGCCCGGCGTGGCAGTCCTCCGGCGACGGCACCGTCCTCCGCTCCCCCCGCCTGTCCCCGGCTGCCGGCCGACGCCACCTTCACCGGGACGACGTACGGCGCCGGTGCCCACGTCCGGCGGGGCGCCAGCCGGGACCAGCCGGTGCAGACCACCATCCCGGCCGGCTGCACGGTCGGCTTCACCGGTTTCTGCGTCGGCGAGAAGGTCTACGACAACACCGGCGGCACCCCGGACGTGCGCTGGTTCACGGTGGCCGGTGGCGGGGTCGTCTCCTCGGCGGTCGTCCACGGCAACCCGCCCCGTGGGCTGCGCGCGTCCGAGTGCCCGCAGGGTCGGCCGCTCCCGAGCACCCTGGACTTCTCCGTCACGGCCGACCGCTCCGGCCCGCTCACTCTGCGCGCCACCGGCCCCGGTCTGGACGTCGTCGGCTTCGCCACCTCCCCCGACGGCGGATCCGGCTGGCGCCAGATCGGCCTGGTCGACGTACGCGATCCCGCCGTCGGGGCGAGCGCCCGGACCGACCCGCCGGCCGGCGGTGCGGCGGTCCTCGTCGCCGCTGCCTGCCTGGGTGGGGACAGCCCGACCGGGCTGATCCGGGCGGTGCGGTCGACCGGACCCGGCCGGGCGGTACCGATGCCGATCGACCCGGGGCAGCAGGCCGCGGCAGCGGCGTCCGCCTGCCGTTACCCGAGCGCCGGCTGA
- a CDS encoding peptidase inhibitor family I36 protein: MRTRKTTLAGAAIGALGLLGALGAPAAAAPAARNCAINLDTGAWSCAGSEEQALRDVGAQASIVIARTYDGTNYTGTVLAWAQSRQCTSSYDSEWQWADLRSTAAGNMNNRISSVRTYNQCDVKLYDGLNFSGAASTWIDASANLANIGTGWSNRASSIKFS, encoded by the coding sequence GTGCGGACCCGAAAGACCACCCTGGCCGGTGCGGCGATCGGCGCCCTGGGGCTGCTCGGTGCGCTCGGCGCGCCCGCTGCCGCCGCCCCGGCGGCCCGCAACTGCGCGATCAACCTGGACACCGGGGCGTGGTCCTGTGCCGGGAGTGAGGAGCAGGCGCTACGGGACGTGGGTGCCCAGGCCAGCATCGTGATCGCCCGTACGTACGACGGGACCAACTACACCGGCACGGTGCTGGCCTGGGCCCAGTCCCGGCAGTGCACCTCGTCGTACGACAGCGAGTGGCAGTGGGCTGACCTGCGGAGCACCGCAGCGGGGAACATGAACAACCGGATCAGCTCGGTGCGCACCTACAACCAGTGCGACGTGAAGCTCTACGACGGGCTGAACTTCTCCGGCGCCGCGTCCACCTGGATCGACGCCTCGGCCAACCTGGCGAACATCGGCACCGGCTGGAGCAACCGGGCGAGTTCCATCAAGTTTTCCTGA